GTTTGTTTTCTCACattggatccaaacacagcaaacactgaACTCAGACTGTCTGAGGAGAACAGAAAGGTGACACATGTGGACAAGAAAcagtcgtatcctgatcatccagacagatttgattattggtatcaggtgttgtgtagagagagtgtgtgtggacgctgttactgggagattgagtggagtggaTGTGTGGagatatcagtgtcatataagagcatcagcaggaagggagtgggtgttgagtgtgtgtttggatataatgatcagtcctggagtttgatcTGCACTCCTGACAGatactcattcagacacaataacATAGACACTGATCTCCCTGTGAAGCCCATCAGTCGTAAAACAGGAGTGTATAATAATATCTATAGAGTAGG
Above is a genomic segment from Labeo rohita strain BAU-BD-2019 unplaced genomic scaffold, IGBB_LRoh.1.0 scaffold_2681, whole genome shotgun sequence containing:
- the LOC127159961 gene encoding stonustoxin subunit alpha-like → MRVCVHVCVFSSVDHGGESRITAGLKKWVCFLTLDPNTANTELRLSEENRKVTHVDKKQSYPDHPDRFDYWYQVLCRESVCGRCYWEIEWSGCVEISVSYKSISRKGVGVECVFGYNDQSWSLICTPDRYSFRHNNIDTDLPVKPISRKTGVYNNIYRVGVYGDVSAGTLSFYSVSDTMSLIHTEQITFTQTLYPGFYVYSESSVKLC